The genomic window TTTACCACGTTTCTGATCCAGAGGGGATACTCCTCAAATCGCCCTTCCAGATAAAACTGCAAAGTATCTTCCGTCGCATAGATCACCGGTTTTACGCCATAATACGCTTCAAGCCCTTGCAGCATCACCTCCAGCTGTGTACAAACCGCCTCTTGATCAGGAGGATTAACTTTCTTATCGCCATAAAATTCGAAGTCGACCACCGGAGGCAGCATTTTATCAAAGGCCGGT from Anaerotignum faecicola includes these protein-coding regions:
- a CDS encoding lysozyme; its protein translation is PAFDKMLPPVVDFEFYGDKKVNPPDQEAVCTQLEVMLQGLEAYYGVKPVIYATEDTLQFYLEGRFEEYPLWIRNVVKKPDTGNRDWLFWQYTNRKRLDGYEGDETYIDVNVFCGSRADWELWSGNFKME